A genomic window from Centroberyx gerrardi isolate f3 chromosome 14, fCenGer3.hap1.cur.20231027, whole genome shotgun sequence includes:
- the ren gene encoding renin, with translation MALVMNCWVCVVALSVTMTTSHALRRITLKKMPTIRETLREMGVSPAQVFAELAQKSADDPSNGTVPTPLTNYLDTQYFGEISIGSPAQMFNVVFDTGSANLWVPSHSCSPFSTACFTHNRYDGSKSRTHVENGTGFSIQYASGNVRGFLSEDVVVVGGIPVVQVFAEATSLSAMPFIFAKFDGVLGMGYPNVAIDGITPVFDRIMSQHVLKEEVFSIYYSRDPKHSPGGELVLGGTDPNYYTGAFNYVDTKETGKWEVTVKGVSVGAEMMFCEEGCTAVIDTGSSYITGPASSVSALMKTIGAQLDESGYKVNCDIVKTLPSVTFHLGGQEYALTQEDYILWQSQFEGDVCTVTFRGLDVPPPTGPIWILGANFIARYYTEFDRRSNRIGFATAV, from the exons ATGGCGCTAGTAATGAactgctgggtgtgtgtggttgcacTATCAGTGACAATGACCACTAGCCATGCTTTGCGAAG GATCACGCTAAAGAAGATGCCGACTATCAGAGAGACGCTGAGGGAGATGGGCGTTTCACCAGCCCAGGTGTTCGCTGAGCTGGCCCAGAAGAGCGCAGATGACCCCAGCAACGGGACGGTTCCCACGCCTTTAACCAACTACTTGGAT ACACAGTACTTTGGGGAAATCAGTATCGGCTCTCCTGCCCAGATGTTCAACGTGGTTTTTGACACAGGCTCAGCCAACCTGTGGGTGCCCTCGCACAGCTGCTCACCTTTCTCCACTGCCTgtt TTACTCACAACAGGTATGATGGCTCCAAATCCCGGACTCACGTTGAGAACGGAACTGGATTCTCCATTCAGTATGCCTCTGGAAATGTTAGGGGATTCCTGAGCGAGGATGTGGTTGTG GTTGGTGGGATCCCTGTGGTCCAGGTGTTTGCTGAAGCCACCTCCCTGTCTGCCATGCCCTTCATCTTCGCCAAGTTCGACGGGGTGCTGGGGATGGGTTACCCCAACGTGGCCATCGACGGAATCACCCCGGTGTTTGACCGCATCATGTCTCAGCATGTCCTCAAGGAAGAAGTGTTCTCCATCTACTACAGCAG GGACCCAAAGCACTCTCCAGGTGGAGAGCTGGTGCTGGGAGGCACGGACCCAAACTACTACACTGGAGCCTTCAACTATGTGGACACCAAGGAGACGGGCAAATGGGAAGTCACCGTGAAAGG tgtgtctgtgggggCGGAGATGATGTTCTGTGAAGAGGGCTGCACTGCTGTGATTGACACAGGCTCCTCCTATATAACaggccctgcctcctctgtgtcTGCGCTGATGAAAACCATTGGAGCACAGCTGGATGAAAGTGGA TACAAAGTAAACTGTGACATTGTGAAGACTTTACCCAGTGTCACCTTTCACCTGGGTGGCCAGGAGTACGCACTCACCCAGGAGGACTATATCTTATGG CAGTCACAGTTTGAAGGGGACGTCTGCACTGTCACCTTCAGAGGATTGGATGTGCCGCCCCCTACAGGTCCCATCTGGATTTTGGGAGCCAACTTCATTGCCCGCTACTACACAGAGTTTGACCGTCGCAGTAACCGGATAGGCTTCGCTACAGCAGTGTGA